In Symmachiella dynata, the following are encoded in one genomic region:
- a CDS encoding flagellar basal body L-ring protein FlgH: MRWIIGCLLVYGAFPLTAEAQTTPLAMLKRPYESEPVPLFGIENRPPQILMRNHGRKIVDSSWVLAPAPVPEEIKIHDVVLVLVDERAVQQQQRQFQRQKQGIYAVELADWIGLDKKGNLVNAATNQPAVEVEYENRLQARGNQNVSESLTYRIAASVTSIRPNGNLIIGARKSIITNHDAWVYHMTGELDPKHIDGKDTIKSEYIVNLQINKRSTGKVRDSVKRGWMIRFLDFASPF; this comes from the coding sequence ATGCGATGGATCATAGGATGTTTATTGGTGTACGGGGCGTTTCCGCTCACGGCGGAGGCGCAGACGACCCCCTTGGCGATGTTGAAGCGGCCCTATGAAAGCGAGCCGGTTCCGCTATTCGGCATCGAAAACCGACCGCCGCAAATACTCATGCGCAACCACGGTAGAAAAATAGTCGATAGCTCTTGGGTCTTAGCGCCGGCTCCGGTGCCTGAAGAGATCAAGATTCATGATGTGGTTCTGGTTTTGGTCGACGAACGAGCGGTGCAACAACAGCAGCGGCAATTTCAACGACAAAAGCAAGGCATCTATGCCGTGGAATTGGCCGACTGGATTGGCCTCGACAAAAAGGGAAATTTGGTCAACGCGGCCACCAATCAGCCGGCGGTCGAAGTCGAATACGAAAACCGATTGCAAGCACGCGGTAATCAAAATGTCTCAGAGTCGTTAACGTACCGCATCGCTGCCAGCGTGACATCGATTCGGCCCAATGGAAATCTGATCATCGGAGCTCGCAAGTCGATCATTACCAACCACGATGCTTGGGTGTATCACATGACGGGCGAATTGGATCCCAAACACATCGATGGCAAAGACACAATTAAGAGCGAGTACATCGTCAATCTGCAAATCAACAAACGTTCTACCGGCAAGGTGCGCGACAGTGTCAAGCGGGGTTGGATGATTCGCTTCCTCGATTTCGCCAGCCCGTTTTAA
- the flgG gene encoding flagellar basal-body rod protein FlgG produces the protein MLRALNSSATGMQAQAFNLDVIANNLANADTTAFKSSRANFEDTYYEQVVLPGQQNGVGQRTAVGQAVGLGTRIQSTQLDFSQGALQATERPLDLAITGPGFFQVLDQNTNQIMYTRAGNITKNVDGQLVMASSDIGRPLDPSITIPQDATNIAISSDGVVSVLQPGNPDLQQVGQLQLSRFINPEGLVQVGDNLYQQSAASGTPIVAFGGQDGMGVVRSGFLEKSNVEPVKQLVGLIRTQRAFELASQAIQVADEQLSLVANLRRF, from the coding sequence GTGTTACGAGCGTTGAATTCATCGGCGACGGGGATGCAGGCTCAGGCCTTTAACCTCGATGTGATCGCCAACAACTTGGCCAACGCGGATACGACAGCCTTCAAAAGCTCGCGGGCGAACTTCGAAGACACCTACTACGAGCAAGTCGTCTTACCGGGCCAGCAAAACGGCGTGGGCCAGCGGACTGCTGTCGGACAGGCGGTCGGCTTGGGAACGCGGATTCAAAGTACGCAGCTCGATTTTAGCCAAGGGGCTTTGCAAGCCACCGAGCGGCCATTGGACTTGGCGATTACGGGGCCGGGATTTTTTCAGGTCCTGGATCAAAATACAAATCAAATCATGTACACGCGGGCCGGCAACATTACCAAAAACGTGGATGGCCAACTGGTCATGGCATCGTCCGATATTGGACGCCCCTTGGATCCATCGATCACGATTCCCCAGGACGCGACCAACATCGCCATTTCATCCGATGGGGTCGTTTCAGTCTTGCAGCCGGGAAACCCCGACTTGCAACAAGTGGGCCAGCTCCAACTGTCACGGTTCATCAATCCCGAAGGGCTCGTGCAAGTCGGCGATAACCTGTATCAGCAAAGTGCGGCTTCGGGGACTCCGATCGTTGCCTTCGGGGGACAAGACGGGATGGGGGTTGTTCGTTCGGGCTTCCTCGAAAAATCTAATGTCGAACCGGTGAAACAACTCGTGGGGTTGATTCGCACGCAGCGCGCGTTCGAGTTGGCCAGTCAGGCAATTCAAGTCGCGGATGAGCAACTCTCGTTAGTCGCGAACTTGCGGCGATTTTAA
- a CDS encoding flagellar hook-basal body protein: protein MINGLYLSAQGAHTQQIRLDVVSNNLANASSTGFKRDMTVFESHLPFDFVEGNPSDTPEKLANSWGGTTIAEIKTDYSQNPLQATEGTLDVAFAGPGFFKVATKAGKFLTRDGALTLQQDGTLETAGGAKVLSDEGGPITVNPSEGEIFIGAEGIVSQETEGDLEEVGRIALVEPRSYETLKKVGDNLYKNLGSERPAGPETSLKQGFLEASGVKPVNEMVNLIETSRAFEANLNMIKFQDEALGNLLSTVPRL, encoded by the coding sequence ATGATCAACGGTTTATACCTCTCCGCTCAAGGCGCGCATACGCAACAAATCCGTCTGGATGTGGTTTCCAACAACCTGGCGAACGCGTCCTCAACAGGCTTCAAACGGGATATGACCGTTTTTGAGTCTCATTTGCCCTTTGATTTCGTCGAGGGCAATCCGAGTGATACTCCCGAGAAATTGGCCAACTCGTGGGGCGGGACCACCATTGCTGAGATCAAAACAGACTATTCGCAAAATCCGTTGCAAGCGACCGAGGGAACCTTGGACGTTGCCTTTGCGGGGCCTGGTTTCTTTAAGGTCGCCACGAAAGCCGGCAAGTTTCTGACGCGTGACGGAGCGCTCACGCTCCAGCAAGACGGCACGCTGGAAACCGCGGGCGGAGCGAAGGTCCTCAGTGACGAAGGGGGACCCATTACGGTCAATCCCTCGGAAGGGGAAATTTTCATTGGTGCCGAGGGAATCGTCAGTCAGGAAACCGAAGGCGACTTAGAAGAAGTCGGCAGGATCGCGCTGGTGGAACCGCGGTCGTATGAGACTTTGAAAAAAGTTGGGGACAACCTGTACAAAAACCTGGGCAGTGAACGACCAGCCGGGCCGGAAACTTCGCTGAAGCAAGGCTTCCTCGAAGCATCGGGGGTCAAGCCGGTGAATGAAATGGTGAACTTGATTGAAACCTCGCGGGCCTTTGAAGCCAATCTGAACATGATCAAATTTCAAGACGAAGCCCTGGGAAACTTGTTGAGTACGGTGCCGAGACTGTAG
- a CDS encoding sugar phosphate isomerase/epimerase family protein has translation MMYKSLSARAIGLKATLTEVVEAAITHGFGGIDVQIELVLPLANAMGLKYCQQIIQAADSTPGSWVLPTRWQDEDEALFQRDLAELPELAKLAQDTGFTRVTTAVPPTSNVRPLEENLEWSKNRLQQIADVVGECGQQLGLEYLATPTLRKDAKHEFIHSLAGLKQLKELIARDNVGYLLDSWHWHMAGETAADLSSLKAEEIVAIHVNDAPADIPNDEQIDNVRRLPGSTGVIDIDTFLQTISDTGYEGPMTAEPFAAGVRTLNKNRVVELVSESLDRVWFRKDEIAAQEAARAEAARLAAEAAEAVAATAAPEVTEEAETAVAETSAE, from the coding sequence ATGATGTACAAATCACTAAGTGCACGAGCTATCGGTTTAAAAGCAACCTTGACCGAGGTTGTTGAGGCCGCCATTACGCACGGATTTGGCGGGATTGACGTCCAAATCGAGTTGGTGCTCCCCCTGGCCAACGCCATGGGCTTGAAGTACTGCCAGCAAATCATTCAAGCGGCCGACTCCACCCCCGGAAGTTGGGTGCTCCCCACACGGTGGCAAGACGAGGATGAAGCGCTATTCCAACGGGATCTGGCGGAACTGCCTGAATTGGCCAAATTGGCTCAGGACACCGGTTTCACACGCGTGACGACCGCCGTGCCGCCGACCTCCAATGTGCGTCCCCTGGAAGAAAACCTCGAGTGGAGCAAAAACCGGCTGCAACAAATCGCCGATGTCGTGGGCGAATGCGGTCAGCAGTTGGGACTGGAATACTTGGCAACCCCCACATTACGCAAAGATGCCAAGCATGAATTCATCCACTCCTTGGCTGGCTTGAAGCAACTGAAAGAGCTAATTGCCCGTGATAACGTGGGTTATCTGCTCGATTCGTGGCATTGGCACATGGCGGGCGAAACAGCGGCCGACCTCAGCTCGCTTAAAGCTGAAGAAATCGTCGCGATTCATGTCAACGACGCGCCGGCCGATATTCCCAATGACGAACAAATCGACAACGTCCGTCGTTTGCCGGGTTCGACCGGTGTGATTGACATCGATACGTTCTTGCAGACGATCAGCGATACTGGCTATGAAGGCCCGATGACCGCAGAGCCGTTTGCTGCCGGCGTCCGCACGCTGAACAAGAATCGCGTTGTGGAATTGGTCTCTGAATCGTTGGACCGCGTTTGGTTCCGCAAAGACGAAATCGCTGCTCAAGAAGCGGCACGAGCTGAAGCAGCACGACTTGCCGCGGAAGCTGCTGAAGCAGTCGCCGCCACGGCCGCACCGGAAGTGACGGAAGAAGCAGAGACAGCCGTTGCTGAAACATCCGCAGAATAG
- a CDS encoding AsnC family protein: MLTHFRFICVVLAIIAPAAPVRADETAPENFRTPVGDAELRYWLQNMVWYHNFSNAEIADATGLSEAEIQSSLKRLRISAETKPQRRAEAPLLTLPYPGGRHPRIGFLEGAIRPQRDTKISVFTPWDDHSYVVADIPEAIWSNLGLTYLAHTHVPTIWEAQGIELKPLEWNRRNDGTFDMTRKLPNGIAFGAKIMPGRDGVKMELWLENGTKETLSDLRVQNCVMLKAAIGFNEQTNDNKVFSKPFCAARNEAGDRWIITAWDHCHRPWGNTRCPCLHSDPKFPNCAPGEKRMLHGWLSFYEGTEIEAEFERLRNVGWLRLSD; the protein is encoded by the coding sequence ATGTTGACCCATTTCCGGTTCATTTGCGTCGTCCTGGCCATTATCGCCCCTGCTGCTCCCGTTCGCGCCGACGAGACAGCCCCAGAGAATTTCCGCACCCCGGTTGGAGACGCAGAACTTAGGTATTGGCTGCAGAATATGGTCTGGTACCACAATTTTTCCAACGCGGAAATCGCTGATGCAACCGGGCTGAGTGAAGCGGAAATCCAATCATCTCTAAAGCGACTGCGCATCTCAGCGGAGACCAAACCGCAGCGTCGGGCCGAAGCACCGTTGTTGACGTTGCCTTATCCGGGCGGACGGCATCCGCGGATTGGATTTCTCGAAGGGGCAATTCGGCCGCAGCGCGATACGAAGATCAGCGTGTTTACGCCGTGGGACGATCACAGCTACGTCGTGGCCGATATTCCCGAAGCGATCTGGTCGAACCTGGGGCTGACTTATCTGGCGCATACGCACGTGCCCACCATTTGGGAGGCGCAAGGTATTGAGCTGAAACCGCTCGAATGGAATCGCCGCAACGATGGGACGTTTGACATGACGCGCAAACTGCCCAACGGCATTGCTTTTGGTGCGAAGATCATGCCCGGCCGGGATGGTGTAAAAATGGAACTGTGGTTGGAAAACGGAACCAAAGAAACGCTCAGCGACCTGCGCGTGCAAAACTGTGTAATGCTCAAAGCGGCCATCGGTTTCAATGAACAGACCAACGACAACAAAGTCTTCTCCAAACCATTCTGCGCCGCCCGCAATGAAGCGGGCGACCGCTGGATCATCACCGCTTGGGACCACTGCCACCGCCCCTGGGGCAACACCCGCTGCCCCTGCTTACACTCCGACCCCAAATTCCCCAACTGCGCCCCCGGCGAAAAGCGGATGCTACACGGGTGGTTGTCGTTTTACGAAGGAACGGAGATCGAAGCGGAGTTCGAGCGTTTGCGGAACGTCGGTTGGTTAAGGCTGAGCGACTAA
- a CDS encoding aldolase/citrate lyase family protein: MQPAKELIAKVNRGELTTGPLVIDHLWPGLMDHVLRAEMDYMIVCMEHSCHNTERVAEMCALGRLANFPVLVRPPKLDFSTISRTMDLGACGMLLPTVETPEQLDVVRDAIRVPPRGRRRPGGMGNRWIKDMTAADWEKDVEQDVIILPQIESQKGMDHLDAIVGHEVTTCAAIGPYDLSHDLGVGAQWDNPKFLTARDEIRAAAKRAGKVMWMIGDGPSLAKEGFTFLCVGEPSVILESAMTQIVKQTRGEASEESLRGYNA; the protein is encoded by the coding sequence ATGCAACCTGCTAAAGAATTAATTGCGAAAGTCAATCGGGGCGAACTGACGACGGGGCCGCTGGTGATCGATCATCTCTGGCCTGGACTGATGGATCATGTGCTGCGTGCCGAAATGGATTACATGATCGTTTGTATGGAACACAGTTGCCACAACACCGAACGCGTGGCGGAGATGTGCGCGCTCGGTCGGTTGGCCAATTTTCCGGTCCTGGTTCGTCCGCCGAAACTCGATTTCAGTACGATCTCTCGCACGATGGATCTGGGCGCTTGCGGCATGTTGTTGCCGACGGTCGAAACGCCGGAGCAGTTGGATGTCGTCCGCGATGCCATCCGCGTCCCCCCGCGCGGCCGCCGCCGTCCGGGTGGAATGGGAAATCGTTGGATCAAGGATATGACCGCCGCCGACTGGGAAAAAGACGTCGAACAAGATGTCATCATCCTGCCGCAAATCGAGAGTCAAAAGGGCATGGACCACCTCGACGCAATCGTTGGCCACGAAGTGACCACCTGCGCCGCCATCGGTCCCTACGACCTTTCACACGACCTGGGCGTCGGCGCGCAGTGGGACAATCCCAAATTCCTCACAGCCCGCGACGAAATCCGCGCCGCCGCCAAGCGGGCCGGCAAAGTCATGTGGATGATCGGCGACGGCCCGTCCCTAGCTAAAGAGGGATTCACCTTTCTCTGCGTCGGCGAACCCTCGGTGATCCTGGAATCGGCGATGACACAAATCGTCAAACAAACCCGTGGCGAAGCGAGCGAAGAGTCACTGCGCGGGTACAATGCGTGA
- a CDS encoding sigma-70 family RNA polymerase sigma factor, producing MALTQIDRTLLTRCLEKEPGAWKDFVDRFMGLFVHVITHTAHSRSIRVSQEDIDDLCAEVFVTLLANDFAVLRHFAGKSSLATYLTVVARRVIVREMSQRRMAQAMGHTPPSPETVDRSESGESGRVADEEEVERMLEGLDPREADIVRQFHLEGRSYREISSGLGVPQNTIGPTLSRARAKIRRKVEQ from the coding sequence GTGGCATTAACGCAAATTGATCGCACACTGCTCACCCGCTGCCTCGAAAAAGAGCCAGGTGCGTGGAAGGACTTTGTTGACCGATTTATGGGACTGTTCGTGCATGTCATCACGCACACCGCCCATTCTCGTAGCATCCGTGTTTCACAGGAAGACATTGACGACCTGTGTGCGGAAGTCTTCGTTACATTGTTGGCCAACGACTTTGCCGTACTGCGGCACTTCGCCGGGAAGAGCTCCTTGGCGACCTATCTGACCGTGGTGGCGCGGCGCGTGATTGTGCGCGAGATGTCGCAACGGCGGATGGCTCAAGCCATGGGGCACACACCGCCCAGCCCCGAAACCGTCGACCGTAGCGAATCGGGTGAGTCGGGACGTGTCGCGGATGAGGAAGAAGTCGAGCGGATGCTCGAAGGTTTGGACCCACGCGAAGCGGACATCGTCCGGCAATTCCACCTGGAAGGCCGTTCCTACCGTGAAATCAGTTCGGGATTAGGTGTGCCGCAAAATACGATTGGCCCCACGCTCTCCCGCGCTCGTGCAAAAATTCGTCGCAAAGTCGAACAATAA
- a CDS encoding dienelactone hydrolase family protein, which yields MKCSKTLTLCLLFSLTAAANAQTGPPLAGTKPLRLRGDLSQRMREGIDKYLTRETAATVRSRQKFWNPDYSSREAYEKSIAANRRRFAYDIGASDELHTVAALELIETLDQPALIARTDQYAVFAVRWPAFGNVYGEGLLLEPLAQPIGVVVAIPDADQTPEMLIGSAPGIAPRSQFARRLAEQGFRVVVPVLIDRSDEWAGNPAVMMTNQTHREWIYRSAYPMGRHIIGYEVNKILALVDWLSRQGKPGDTIGVAGYGEGGLLALYTAALDPRIDATLVSGYFDSRQDVWQEPIYRNVFGLLQEFGDAEIAGMIAPRALIVEHSIAPEVDGPPKLRPGRLESAAPGRLTTPTFASVDAEVARVRTRFPAQAEIRPNITLIAGKTGDPIPLGSDDALSAFIKALEIDQPLRPAGNLPVDTRSDFDPGPRQQRQVQQLIDHTMHLLADSHHVREKFWEPIKPTSIEDWQQGTARYREAMLEELIGRLPPATLPPNARTRQIDDQPKWTGYEVVLDVYPDVICWGYLLVPKDIQEGEKRPVVVCQHGLEGTPESVVTDDPDKRDSQIYGSYAAKLADEGFVTYAPHNFYAGGNEFRQLQRKANPLKNTLFGITTVQHQQMLDWLSSLPFVDPQRIGFYGLSYGGNTATRVPAILEQYACVIDSGDFNEWVTKTVSVHYNYCFPPLGAYEVGEFNLGHTFNHSDMVGLIAPRPFMVERGHKDGVAPDEWVAAEYARVRRLYVELGIPERTEIEFFNGPHKINGVGTFEFLRKHLNWPEQ from the coding sequence ATGAAATGCTCGAAAACTCTGACTCTTTGTCTGTTATTCTCCCTAACCGCAGCGGCAAACGCCCAAACCGGTCCGCCGCTGGCGGGGACGAAACCGCTCCGGTTGCGGGGTGATCTTTCTCAACGGATGCGTGAGGGGATCGACAAATATCTCACTCGCGAAACGGCCGCCACTGTCCGCTCTCGTCAAAAATTCTGGAACCCCGATTATTCCTCCCGCGAAGCCTACGAAAAATCAATCGCCGCGAATCGGCGGCGCTTTGCGTATGACATCGGCGCCAGCGATGAACTTCACACCGTCGCTGCATTGGAGTTAATCGAAACGCTCGATCAACCCGCGCTCATCGCCCGTACCGACCAGTATGCCGTCTTCGCCGTCCGCTGGCCCGCTTTTGGCAATGTCTACGGCGAAGGCTTGTTGCTGGAGCCGTTGGCACAACCAATCGGTGTCGTCGTTGCCATCCCCGATGCCGATCAGACACCGGAGATGCTCATTGGTTCGGCGCCCGGTATCGCACCCCGATCGCAATTCGCCCGTCGCTTGGCCGAGCAAGGCTTCCGTGTGGTCGTGCCGGTGCTGATTGATCGTAGCGACGAATGGGCGGGCAATCCGGCGGTGATGATGACCAACCAAACACACCGCGAATGGATTTACCGCAGCGCATACCCCATGGGCCGCCACATCATTGGATATGAAGTGAACAAAATCCTCGCCCTGGTCGATTGGCTCTCACGGCAAGGCAAACCGGGCGATACGATCGGCGTTGCTGGTTATGGCGAAGGCGGGCTGTTGGCCCTCTATACGGCCGCCCTTGATCCTCGCATCGACGCCACCCTGGTCAGCGGATATTTCGATTCGCGGCAGGATGTCTGGCAAGAGCCGATTTACCGCAACGTGTTCGGACTGCTCCAGGAATTCGGCGATGCCGAGATCGCCGGGATGATTGCGCCGCGAGCTTTGATTGTTGAACATAGCATCGCCCCGGAAGTCGATGGCCCACCCAAGTTGCGGCCGGGCCGTTTGGAGTCAGCAGCACCGGGACGCTTGACGACTCCGACATTCGCCTCGGTCGACGCCGAAGTCGCTCGCGTTCGGACCCGCTTTCCCGCCCAAGCGGAGATCCGCCCGAACATCACTCTCATCGCGGGCAAGACCGGCGACCCAATTCCGTTGGGTTCCGACGACGCACTGTCGGCATTTATAAAAGCGCTGGAGATTGACCAACCATTGAGACCCGCAGGGAATCTCCCAGTCGATACCCGTAGCGACTTCGATCCCGGACCGCGCCAACAGCGGCAAGTCCAACAACTGATCGATCACACGATGCACTTGCTGGCTGACTCGCATCATGTCCGGGAAAAATTCTGGGAACCGATCAAACCAACGTCGATCGAAGATTGGCAGCAAGGGACCGCCCGCTATCGTGAAGCCATGCTGGAAGAACTGATCGGCCGTTTGCCCCCGGCGACGCTGCCCCCCAATGCCCGCACGCGGCAAATTGACGATCAGCCGAAATGGACCGGTTACGAAGTGGTCCTGGATGTCTATCCCGATGTGATTTGTTGGGGGTATTTGTTGGTCCCCAAGGACATTCAAGAGGGCGAGAAACGTCCCGTCGTCGTTTGTCAGCACGGTCTCGAAGGGACGCCAGAATCCGTTGTCACCGACGACCCCGACAAGCGCGACTCCCAGATCTATGGCTCGTACGCCGCCAAATTGGCCGACGAAGGCTTTGTGACGTATGCTCCGCACAATTTCTACGCGGGAGGCAATGAATTCCGGCAATTGCAGCGAAAGGCAAATCCGCTGAAAAATACGCTATTCGGCATCACGACCGTGCAGCACCAACAGATGCTGGATTGGCTGAGTAGCCTGCCGTTTGTCGATCCGCAGCGAATTGGGTTTTATGGGCTTTCCTATGGCGGAAACACGGCCACCCGCGTGCCGGCGATCCTTGAGCAATACGCCTGTGTGATTGATTCCGGAGATTTCAATGAGTGGGTAACGAAAACCGTCTCCGTCCATTACAATTATTGTTTCCCCCCGCTGGGCGCCTACGAAGTTGGCGAGTTCAATCTCGGCCACACCTTCAATCATTCCGACATGGTCGGCTTGATCGCCCCGCGACCGTTTATGGTCGAGCGGGGACACAAAGACGGCGTCGCGCCGGATGAATGGGTCGCAGCAGAATACGCCCGCGTCCGCCGCCTGTACGTCGAACTTGGCATCCCTGAGCGAACTGAAATTGAGTTTTTTAACGGACCTCACAAGATCAACGGCGTGGGGACGTTTGAGTTTTTACGGAAACATTTGAATTGGCCGGAGCAGTAG
- a CDS encoding REP-associated tyrosine transposase: MSVRGWFTPVDRRFREAVLAPSFTAGESYLAQVAHEVPGNVVRGSPDPALPLTEGLPAPPPQEYESESQTTMERYRIRTDAVVYFVTYSIVDWLPVFVSEQACKIVTDSFSFCHGQKNLRINAYVIMPTHLHAIVFDKNFDSKSLEKTLFDFRKFTGRQLSDYCMQHAPPCFVTTLKAAASKDRERRFWQSSRHPEAIETEAFWKQKLDYIHENPCRKGLVTRGADWRFSSARYFVSDGRENGDVEISALDWG, from the coding sequence GTGAGTGTGCGTGGGTGGTTTACGCCGGTTGACCGGCGTTTCCGCGAAGCGGTATTAGCCCCGTCGTTTACGGCGGGGGAAAGCTACCTCGCACAGGTAGCACACGAGGTTCCCGGCAATGTTGTGCGCGGGTCTCCCGACCCCGCACTGCCCCTGACCGAAGGTCTCCCTGCCCCCCCACCGCAAGAATACGAATCGGAAAGCCAAACAACTATGGAACGCTACCGAATTCGAACCGATGCCGTCGTCTATTTTGTGACCTACAGCATTGTTGATTGGCTCCCAGTGTTTGTTTCCGAGCAAGCATGCAAAATTGTGACCGACAGCTTCAGTTTTTGCCATGGCCAGAAAAACCTGCGCATCAATGCCTACGTGATCATGCCGACACATCTCCACGCGATCGTTTTTGATAAAAATTTCGATTCCAAGAGTTTAGAAAAAACTTTGTTCGATTTTCGAAAGTTCACCGGTCGTCAACTGAGCGATTACTGCATGCAACACGCTCCCCCATGTTTTGTTACGACCCTCAAAGCTGCGGCGAGCAAAGATCGTGAGCGCCGCTTTTGGCAGTCGAGCCGACATCCTGAGGCGATCGAAACGGAAGCATTCTGGAAACAGAAGTTGGACTACATCCACGAAAACCCTTGCCGTAAAGGGCTGGTCACTCGGGGAGCGGATTGGCGATTTTCATCCGCGCGGTATTTCGTGTCGGACGGACGAGAGAACGGTGATGTGGAAATTAGTGCTTTGGATTGGGGGTAA
- the flgA gene encoding flagellar basal body P-ring formation chaperone FlgA translates to MSVVRPVNLAIFLLGVMISQSTAGAALIHLRSQCTASSTVVQLGDIAEIRDADPATAQRLANVTFQPAPGSGRKTRVRVEDVKSRLQALGENLATVQFSGASIVQVHGPQPVRSEAEPHVTNHQLSQAERRVTGAIQQHLDKQATGAQITALMLPRDATTLSDLLSTNVAYWEISGGQAPWTGRQTIQIHASSPDGGQVFEVVVELSPKPRALVLRHPVSQGHVLGLQDLAWLPVAEWPRQQAVLTDPRALVGQQAVRALPEGRPLTERDIKRLPLIKRGDTVTVYSRFGAVSIKTVARAVQEGAYGDQIPLRTLEGNTTILAKVIDFHIAEITPEMSQPDHNQAGLKVRFAPAARYGGQ, encoded by the coding sequence ATGTCCGTTGTGCGTCCCGTAAATTTGGCGATCTTTCTGCTGGGAGTCATGATTTCCCAGTCGACCGCTGGCGCTGCGCTGATTCATTTAAGATCGCAGTGCACCGCCTCATCGACGGTCGTGCAGTTGGGGGACATTGCAGAGATTCGAGATGCGGATCCCGCAACGGCGCAGCGTTTGGCAAACGTCACTTTTCAGCCCGCACCTGGTAGCGGGCGAAAAACTCGCGTGCGGGTTGAGGACGTCAAGTCGCGGTTGCAGGCGTTGGGCGAAAACTTGGCAACGGTACAATTCAGTGGCGCATCCATCGTACAGGTGCATGGGCCGCAACCGGTCCGGTCCGAAGCGGAGCCGCACGTCACCAATCATCAACTCAGCCAAGCCGAAAGGCGGGTGACCGGCGCGATTCAACAACACTTGGACAAGCAGGCGACCGGTGCGCAAATCACAGCATTGATGCTGCCGCGCGATGCAACCACCTTGTCCGACCTACTCAGTACTAACGTGGCCTATTGGGAAATTTCCGGCGGTCAGGCCCCTTGGACCGGTCGGCAAACGATTCAAATTCACGCCAGTTCGCCTGATGGAGGACAGGTTTTTGAAGTGGTCGTGGAGTTGTCCCCCAAGCCGCGGGCCTTGGTGTTGCGGCACCCTGTTTCGCAGGGGCATGTGCTTGGTCTTCAAGATTTGGCTTGGCTACCCGTGGCGGAATGGCCGCGACAACAGGCGGTTCTGACGGATCCCCGAGCACTTGTCGGCCAACAAGCTGTGCGGGCATTGCCTGAGGGGCGTCCATTGACGGAACGAGATATCAAACGGTTGCCGCTCATCAAACGCGGCGACACGGTGACGGTTTATTCGCGGTTTGGAGCGGTCTCAATCAAAACGGTCGCCCGCGCCGTGCAAGAGGGCGCCTATGGCGATCAAATCCCGCTCCGGACGTTGGAAGGCAATACAACGATCTTAGCCAAGGTGATTGATTTTCATATTGCGGAGATCACACCCGAAATGTCACAGCCGGATCATAACCAAGCTGGGTTGAAGGTGCGTTTCGCACCGGCGGCACGATACGGCGGTCAATAG